Within Paracoccus jeotgali, the genomic segment TCACCCAGGCCTGCGCGTCGGGGTTGATGGTCTTGGGCGCGGTCGGCCCCACCGGCAGACCGAAGATCCAGTTGATCCCGATCCGCATCAGGCTGACGCCGATGACCAGGATGATCGACCCGGTCACCACCGGCGGAAAGAACCGGATCAGCCGCGACATCAGCGGCGCAATCAGCATCCCCACAAGCCCGGCGCCGATGATGGCGCCAAAGATCATCCGCGCCCCGTCCGGCCCCGGATTGGCGATGGCGATCGACACCATCGGCCCGACCGAGGCGAACGTCACCCCCATCATCACCGGCAGGCGGATGCCGAACCAGGGCGAGGCGCCCAGCGACTGGATGATGGTGACCACGCCGCAGACGAACAGATCGGCCGAGATCAGAAAGGCCACATCCTCGGGCTGCAGGTTCAGCGCCCGGCCGACGATCAGCGGCACCGCGATGGCGCCCGCATACATCACCAGCACATGCTGCAACCCCAGCGTCAGCAGCTTGGGCGCGGGCAGGATCTCATCGACGTTGTTTGCGGTCTCGGCCGCGGTAATCGGGGCGGTATCCGCCCCCGTGATCGAAGCCATCTGGCTCTCCCCTTGATTGGACATGTTGGCGATACGTTTCTTGTTCTTGTCCCCGCGCCCCTTGCGACGCCGGAAAGTCGTCCCGGACCGCGCGAGGCACCCTGAAGGCAGGCACCGGCTGTCCACAGGCGGACAGAAAGCGGCGGCAGGTTTTCGGCGGTGGGCCCTGTTCAGCGGGTCCAGACCCGTCGCCTGCACATGCCGTCAGAATATCCGCGTTTCGCGTATCAATGTGGGGAAATGTCGCAGCCGGAGCTTGTCGCCGATGCGCCAAAAATCTGGCGGAATAGGGCTTTGGCTGGATCGGCTTGGGCGGGGATTTTATCGCATCGGGCTAAAGAGTTTCGTGAAAATCGCGAGTCCCCGCCGGGCGCTCGCGATCCTCGATCCTGGCGAACCGTCTAGCGGTTCAGCGGCATGTGACGATTCACATCCTTATAGAGCAGATAGCGGAACGGCCCCGGCCCACCGGCATAGCAGGCCTGCGGGCAGAAGGCGCGCAGCCACATGAAATCGCCCGCCTCGACCTCGACCCAGTCCTGATTCAGGCGATAGACCGCCTTGCCTTCCAGCACGTAAAGCCCGTGCTCCATCACATGCGTCTCGGCAAAGGGGATGACGCCGCCGGGCTGCAACGTGACGATGGTCACATGCATGTCGTGGCGCAGATCGGCCGGATCGACAAAGCGCGTCGTGGACCAGGCGCCGTTGGTGTCGGGCATCGAGACGGCCGCGACCTCCTTGTCGGACAGGATCAGCGGCTCCGGCGCATCCAGCCCCGGCACCGCCTGATAAGCCTTGCGGATCCAGTGAAACCGCGCGGTCTCGGCCCCCTTGTTCCACAGCTGCCATTCGGTGCCGGCGGGAATATAGGCGTAACCGCCGGGCTGAAGTATGTCGGTCTTGCCGGCGACGGTCACGGTGATCTCGCCCTCGACCACGAACAGCACCGACTGCGCCGCCGGGTCGATCTCGGGCCGGTCGCTGCCGCCGCCCGGCTCGACCTCGGAGATATACTGCGAGAACGTCTCCGCAAAGCCCGAGAGCGGCCGCGCGATCACCCAGAACCGCGCCTTGTCCCAGAACGGCAGGAACGAGGTGACGATGTCGCTGAA encodes:
- a CDS encoding bifunctional allantoicase/(S)-ureidoglycine aminohydrolase is translated as MSDRSYYAPKGGLPPQTQLLTDRAMFTDAYAVIPKGTFSDIVTSFLPFWDKARFWVIARPLSGFAETFSQYISEVEPGGGSDRPEIDPAAQSVLFVVEGEITVTVAGKTDILQPGGYAYIPAGTEWQLWNKGAETARFHWIRKAYQAVPGLDAPEPLILSDKEVAAVSMPDTNGAWSTTRFVDPADLRHDMHVTIVTLQPGGVIPFAETHVMEHGLYVLEGKAVYRLNQDWVEVEAGDFMWLRAFCPQACYAGGPGPFRYLLYKDVNRHMPLNR